Proteins from a single region of Pyrus communis chromosome 6, drPyrComm1.1, whole genome shotgun sequence:
- the LOC137737443 gene encoding leucoanthocyanidin reductase-like isoform X2, producing the protein MTVSPSLSVAINGRVLIVGATGFIGRFVAEASLAAGQPTYVLVRPGPLHPSKADTVKSFKHKGAIILHGLISDKPLMEKILREHEIETVISAVGGATILDQIALVEAIAAVGTVKRFLPSEFGHDVDRADPVEPGLTMYVEKRKVRRWVEKSGVPYTYICCNSIASWPYFDNTHPSEVLPPLDRFQIYGDGTVKDGTDIGKFTIKTAKDIRTINKNVHFRPPSNLYDINGLASLWEKKIGRTLPRITITENHLLALAAENRIPESIVASFTHDIFIKGCQVNFAVEGPRDVEVGTLYPGDSFRTLDECFNDFLLKLKDNLELVQEEKDQKVSTKNAVVESRAVTPTCA; encoded by the exons ATGACTGTTTCACCTTCTCTTTCTGTTGCCATAAATGGCAGAGTCCTCATTGTCGGCGCCACCGGTTTCATCGGGAGGTTTGTAGCCGAAGCCAGCCTCGCCGCTGGCCAACCCACGTATGTTCTCGTCCGGCCCGGCCCTCTTCACCCTTCTAAGGCTGACACCGTCAAGTCCTTCAAACACAAAGGCGCCATAATCTTACAc GGGCTGATTTCTGATAAACCCCTAATGGAGAAGATACTGAGAGAGCATGAAATCGAGACAGTAATATCAGCCGTCGGCGGTGCGACAATATTGGACCAGATTGCCCTAGTCGAGGCCATCGCAGCAGTTGGTACAGTTAAG AGGTTTTTGCCTTCGGAGTTTGGACATGATGTGGACAGGGCTGATCCGGTTGAACCAGGGCTCACCATGTATGTGGAGAAACGCAAGGTTAGACGTTGGGTCGAGAAATCTGGGGTGCCCTACACATACATTTGCTGCAACTCCATTGCCTCTTGGCCCTACTTTGACAACACACACCCCTCTGAGGTTCTCCCACCGTTGGATCGGTTCCAAATCTACGGTGATGGCACCGTCAAAG ACGGTACGGATATTGGAAAATTCACAATAAAGACCGCGAAGGACATCCGAACAATCAACAAAAATGTTCATTTCCGACCGCCGAGCAATTTATACGACATCAACGGGCTTGCATCTCTGTGGGAGAAGAAAATTGGCCGGACTCTCCCTAGAATCACCATCACTGAAAATCACTTACTAGCCCTTGCTGCAG AGAATCGTATACCAGAAAGTATAGTGGCATCGTTCACGCATGACATCTTTATCAAAGGATGTCAGGTGAATTTTGCAGTGGAGGGGCCTCGTGATGTGGAAGTGGGAACTCTCTACCCTGGAGATTCTTTCAGGACCTTGGATGAGTGCTTCAATGACTTTCTTCTCAAGTTGAAGGACAACCTAGAGCTAGTGCAGGAGGAGAAGGATCAGAAAGTCTCCACCAAAAACGCCGTCGTCGAGTCCAGGGCTGTCACTCCCACTTGTGCTTGA
- the LOC137737443 gene encoding leucoanthocyanidin reductase-like isoform X1 produces the protein MTVSPSLSVAINGRVLIVGATGFIGRFVAEASLAAGQPTYVLVRPGPLHPSKADTVKSFKHKGAIILHGLISDKPLMEKILREHEIETVISAVGGATILDQIALVEAIAAVGTVKRFLPSEFGHDVDRADPVEPGLTMYVEKRKVRRWVEKSGVPYTYICCNSIASWPYFDNTHPSEVLPPLDRFQIYGDGTVKAYFVDGTDIGKFTIKTAKDIRTINKNVHFRPPSNLYDINGLASLWEKKIGRTLPRITITENHLLALAAENRIPESIVASFTHDIFIKGCQVNFAVEGPRDVEVGTLYPGDSFRTLDECFNDFLLKLKDNLELVQEEKDQKVSTKNAVVESRAVTPTCA, from the exons ATGACTGTTTCACCTTCTCTTTCTGTTGCCATAAATGGCAGAGTCCTCATTGTCGGCGCCACCGGTTTCATCGGGAGGTTTGTAGCCGAAGCCAGCCTCGCCGCTGGCCAACCCACGTATGTTCTCGTCCGGCCCGGCCCTCTTCACCCTTCTAAGGCTGACACCGTCAAGTCCTTCAAACACAAAGGCGCCATAATCTTACAc GGGCTGATTTCTGATAAACCCCTAATGGAGAAGATACTGAGAGAGCATGAAATCGAGACAGTAATATCAGCCGTCGGCGGTGCGACAATATTGGACCAGATTGCCCTAGTCGAGGCCATCGCAGCAGTTGGTACAGTTAAG AGGTTTTTGCCTTCGGAGTTTGGACATGATGTGGACAGGGCTGATCCGGTTGAACCAGGGCTCACCATGTATGTGGAGAAACGCAAGGTTAGACGTTGGGTCGAGAAATCTGGGGTGCCCTACACATACATTTGCTGCAACTCCATTGCCTCTTGGCCCTACTTTGACAACACACACCCCTCTGAGGTTCTCCCACCGTTGGATCGGTTCCAAATCTACGGTGATGGCACCGTCAAAG CCTATTTTGTAGACGGTACGGATATTGGAAAATTCACAATAAAGACCGCGAAGGACATCCGAACAATCAACAAAAATGTTCATTTCCGACCGCCGAGCAATTTATACGACATCAACGGGCTTGCATCTCTGTGGGAGAAGAAAATTGGCCGGACTCTCCCTAGAATCACCATCACTGAAAATCACTTACTAGCCCTTGCTGCAG AGAATCGTATACCAGAAAGTATAGTGGCATCGTTCACGCATGACATCTTTATCAAAGGATGTCAGGTGAATTTTGCAGTGGAGGGGCCTCGTGATGTGGAAGTGGGAACTCTCTACCCTGGAGATTCTTTCAGGACCTTGGATGAGTGCTTCAATGACTTTCTTCTCAAGTTGAAGGACAACCTAGAGCTAGTGCAGGAGGAGAAGGATCAGAAAGTCTCCACCAAAAACGCCGTCGTCGAGTCCAGGGCTGTCACTCCCACTTGTGCTTGA